Within Candidatus Binataceae bacterium, the genomic segment TGTAGATCTTGCCCCGATCTCGCCCCGGATTTTGTCCGTCGCCGGCTGGCCCGCGGCGCGCTTGTGCTATGATCACGCCGCCCCCGATGAGCGAGACGACGAGCAGGCAGGCATCCTGGCCCGGTGCGATTTTCGCTGTTGCCCGCGTGGCCGTGGTGGTTGCGCTCGTCGCCGTGGCGTTCGACCGCGTCGTCGGCGGGCGCCATCGCGCGGCCCCACCGGCGCCCGCCGGCTATCTCCACGTCGATCTCGAAACCTCGCCCATCGCCCTCGATCCGCGGTTCGCAACCGACGCAATTTCCTCGCGCACGAGCGAGCTGGTCTTCGATGCGCTGGTGAGAGCGGATGCGCATGGTCAGTTCTTCGGCGACCTGGCCGAAAGTTTCGAACGGCCGACGCCCACCACGCTGGTCTTCCATCTGCGCGGAGGTTTGCGCTTCAGCGACGGGCGGCCACTTGGCGCGCGCGACATCAAGTATACCTACGATTCGATTCTCGATCCCGCCTCCGCCTCGCCCAAGCGGATCGCCCTGCGCGAGCTTGCAGCAATCGCCGCGCCCGACGACGCGACGATCGTGATGACGACCAGGGGGCCGTATGCGTCCGCGTTCGATATGGCGACGATCGGCGTGGTACCGCAGGGCACGGCGCCACCGGGCAAGGCCGGCGTGCGATGGCCGGCCGCAAGCGGCGCTTTCGAGGTCGCAAGCTTCGCGCGCGATGAGGCGCTGATCCTGAGGCGTAATCCGGTTCGCCCATCCGCGCCCGGCGCGATCGCCGGAATCGTGTTCAAGGTGGTGCCCGATCCGACGGTGCGCGCGCTCGAGCTGGCCGAGGGCGTGTGCGATCTCGCCGAGAACAATATCCAGCCCGACCTGCTGGGGTACCTGGGGATGCGCCCCGACCTGGTTATCAATCAATCGCCCGGAAGCGAATATTACTACCTCGAGTTCAACTTTCGCGATCCGCATCTGCGCGATTTGCGCGTGCGCCAGGCGATTGCCTATGCGATCAGCCGTGAGGCGATCGTCGGCTCGCTCTACAAGGGGGCCGGGCGCGTCGCGAGCGGGATGCTCGCTCCCGAGAACTGGGCCTATGACGGCGACGTCGAGCGTTATCCCTACGACCCATTCAAGGCGTCCAGGCTGCTCGACGAGGCCGGCTATCCGATCGGCCCGACCGGCACGCGCGATCTGAAGTTCGTCTACAAGACCACGCCCGAGGGCCGCCGTCTCGCCGAAGCGATACAGGCAATGCTCAGGCGGATCGGAATCACGCTCGACATCCGCACCAACGAGTTCGCGACTTTCTACAGCGATATCCAGAAAGGCAATTTCGACTTGACCTCGCTCGACTGGGTCGCGGACAACCTCACGCATCAATACTACATGGTGTTCGATTCCAGGATGACTCCGCCGAACGGCTCCAACCGCGGCAACTACTCGAACCCCGCGATGGATCGTCTGCTCGAGCGGGCCGAGACGACGCTCGAGCCGGCCGCGCGACGCGAGATTTACGCCCAGGTCCAGAAAGCCGCTGCCGCCGACTTGCCGTACGTGTCGCTCTGGTGGATGGACAACGTGGTGGTGATAAATCGCCGCGTGAAAGGCTTCACGCCATTTCCCAACGGCAGCCTGCGTTCGTTCGCGAACGTGTCGTTCGCGCCCGCATCGGGGAACGCGAGGCCGTGACTGGCTATTTCGTCCGCCGCCTTGCCGCGTTGATTCCGGTCGCGCTCGGCGTCGCGACGCTGACCTTCGCGCTCATTCATCTGGTACCCGGCGACCCTGTGACCGTAATGCTGGGCGATACCGCCGGGCCTGCCGATGTTGCCGGCCTGCGCCAACAACTGGGACTCGATCGGCCACTTGTGGTGCAGTATGCCGAGTTTTTGCGGGGGCTCACGCGCGGCGATCTCGGGGAGTCGATCTCGATGAAGGAGCCGGTTGCGCGGCTGATCGTTGAGCGCTTCCCTGCGACGCTGGAGTTGGCGGGGGCCGCGATGCTGGTTGCGATCGCGCTCGCTATTCCGCTCGGTCTAATCGCGGGCGCGAATCCGGGCGGCGGCGCCGATATGGGCGCGATGGGTTTCGCGATCCTGGGGATCTCCGTGCCCCATCTGTGTCTCGGCCCCCTGGTGATGATCGTCTTCTCGCTTAAGCTCGGATGGCTTCCCCTGACGGGGCGTGGCGGCCTCGCGCACCTGGTGCTGCCGGCGGTAACGATGGGGACCGCGCTCGCGGCGATCCTGGCGCGGATGCTGCGCAAAAGCCTCATCCAGGTGCGCGAGGCCGACTATATTCGCACCGCGCGCAGCAAGGGCCTGAGCGCGTTTGCCGCGCTGATGCGCCACGGGCTGCGCAACGCGCTGACCCCGGTGATTACGCTGCTCGCACTGGAGACCGGCGCGCTGCTGACCGGCGCGATCGTCACCGAGATGATCTTTTCGTGGCCCGGGATGGGCCGTTTGCTCATCGCGGCGATAAGCGCGCGCGACTATCCGCTGGTCGAAGGCTGCGTGCTCACCTTCGCGTTTACCTACGTGGTGGTCAATATGGCTACCGACCTGGTTTACGCAATCGTGGATCCGCGGATTCGTCTGCTACGAGCGTGATGATTTGCGCGAAGGGGAATGGGTATTGATGCGCCGCAATCCGTCGCTCGCCGTAGGCTCGTCGATCGTCGCGATGCTCGCAATTGCGGCGGCGCTCGGGCCGATCCTTGTGCATGCCGATCCGCTGGCGATCGATCTGAAAGAGACGCTCGCCCCGCCCAGTCCCGGCCATTGGCTCGGATGCGACGCGCTTGGGCGCGACATGCTCGCCCGCGTGCTATGGGGCGGGCGGCTCTCTCTTGCGGTCTCGACCGCGGTGGTGATGCTTTCGCTCGTGGCGGGCAGCGTCGTGGGCGGCGCGGCAGCGCTGGCGGGCGGGCGCGTCGATGCGCTCGTCATGCGGCTTATCGATGTAGTGCTCGCGTTTCCCGGCTTCCTGCTCGCGATTGCGCTTGCCGCGATTCTTGGTCCGGGTCTAGTCGACCTGGTAGTCGCGCTGACGGCGATGGGATGGACTGGCTATGCGCGGCTGGTCCGCGGCGAGGTGCTGTCGCTGCGCGAGCACGAGTACGTCGAGGCGGCGCGCGCGCTGGGCGCCTCGCCCGGCCGCCTGTTGCTGCGCCATCTGATGCCCGGTCTTGCCGGTCCGGTCGCGGTGCAGGCGACCTTCGGCGTCGGCGGAATTATCGTTGCTGAGGCCGCGCTCTCGTTCCTCGGGCTGGGCGTGCTGCCACCTGCGCCGAGCTGGGGCAACATGCTGGATAGCGGGCGCGCATTTATGCTCGTCGCGCCGCATCTGACTACCGCGCCGGGCGTGGCGATCGGCGCTTCGGTACTGGGATTCAACCTGCTGGGCGACGGTCTGGCGCGGGCGGTCGGCCGCCGCGGCTGATTTCGGATAATCAGAGCGGCTCAGGCTTCGCGCTTGAGCGCGGCCAGGCTTTCAGTGTACGGCGGATAAGCGATTCCGCGTTCGGTAATGATCGCGGTAACCAATTCGGCCGGCGTCACATCAAAGGCGGGGTTGAAGACCTTCACGCCTCGCGGCGTAATCTGTTTGACGCCGAGATGAGTAATCTCGCTCGCGGATCGCTGCTCGATCGGAATTTCCGCGCCGCTCGGACAGGCGAGATCGATCGATGACAGCGGCGCGGCGACGTAAAACGGCACGCCGTGGCGCCGCGCCATCACGGCCAGCGGGTAGGTGCCGATTTTATTCGCGACGTCGCCGTTGGCCGCCGTGCGATCGGTTCCGACGACTACGCAGCTGACGCCGCCGTTGCGGAGCACGCTCCCTGCCATGTTGTCGGCGATCACCGTTACGGGAATGCGATCCTTGTGCAACTCCCAGGCGGTCAGCCGCGCGCCCTGCATGAAGGGCCGCGTCTCGTCGGCGATGACCGCGATCTTTTTTCCCGCCTCACGGGCCGCACGGATCACGCCCAGCGCCGTGCCATAGCCTGCCGTGGCCAGCGCTCCGGCATTGCAATGGGTTAGCACGGTCGACGGATTCTCAAGCAGCTCGGCGCCGAAGCGTCCCAGCGCGCGATTGGCGGCGAGGTCTTCCTCGTAGATGGCGATCGCCTCGTCGCGCAGGCGCCGGAACAGCTGCGCCGCATCGAGAGCGAGGTTGCTTTCGACCACCCGCGCCATACGCGCCAACGCCCACGCGAGATTGACCGCAGTGGGACGCGTCGCGCGAAGACCGCTTGCGACCTTCGCGAACCGCTTGCGGGCCCGCGCGCCACTTACATTGCGCATCCCCAGCGCCACTCCCATCGCGGCCGCAACTCCGATCGCGGGCGCGCCGCGAATCACCATAGTCCGGATCGCTTCCGCGACCCCGCGCCAGTCGCGATATACGCGGATGACTTCGCGCTCCGGCAGCAGCCGCTGGTCAATCATGCGAACCGCATCGTTGCGCCATTCGATAGTTCTTACTGCCATATCCGGCCCGCGCGGGCGGCGCAGAGAGTTCGCTTCCGCTTACGCACCCATATTTCCGATGAGCCTCGACGGCGCGGAGAAATGTATATTCCGGCGGATGAGGTTCGTGCGGTCACGCTCGCGTCAGTATCGTAGCGCGTGCGCGATGGCTCCGATACTGACGCTTGCAGTGCGTGAGGCGAAATCGGTGCGGTTGGGGTTATGCTTTTTCGTAGAGTCCGCGAGTCTTGCGCTTGGCCAATCCGGCTTCGATCCAGCGCGTGATCGCGGCGAAGATTTCTGAGGGGCGCTTGTCCTTAAGTCCACGCACCTGCCGAACATTGGAGGCCTTGAACTGTTTGGGCAATTGGTCAAGCACCTTGCGCCAGTTGATTCGTCCGCCGCCGCCGCCTCCACCGCCGCCCCCGGCCCGCGGTGCGCGTGCAGCGCTGGCGCCGGTGCTCCGGCGTCCGGCAAGCCGGCCGAGCGACTCTTCATCGCGCTTGAGTTGTGCGAGTTCAACCTCTTTCGCGCGAATCTCCTTGCGCAACTGGGCCAGCGCAGAGCCCGCCTGGCGGCGAATCTTGCCGATCGCGGACATAGGCGATCCAGAACCTTTCCTTCGTGGCATCCAATACTCTCCTTAGAAACTCGGGTCTGTTGCGGATTACTGAAGCGGCCACGCTACACAACAGGCAGCTAACATACAAGTATTCCGCTGAACCTGAATTACCATACTAACAGAGTTCGGCAGTTCATACTATCGCAAATATATCGACGGAGACCGCGGAACCTGTGCGGATCTTACTTCTGCCAAACGTTGGCATGAATAATGGTGCGAAAGTACCTTCTCGCCAAGTGCTGAAGCATTCAGTACGGTCTTGCCCTCATACTCGGCCGTCTCGACGTTGCTCTCGCGACGTATCTATTCATCACTGGAGTGCCGCGACGACGACTCGACTTGCAGGAGACCAATTCAGCGCGCGGGCTGAAAATTTGTTCAGCTTTGGCCGGACCGCGCGCAACGATTCCGGATTCGCGTTCTGAGCGTTCCGGTGCTTTTTGGCGAGCAGAAGCGCTAAGCCGAGGATCAATATGGCCTCGTGGCGGAGTTGCGCGGACCTTGCGCGACCATACGGTAAAGCGTCTTAAAGCAATAAAGAGCAAATTTCTGCTATATGCTGGTGACGCTATGCTTACATTTGACTCGGTGCTATAAGAAGTACGCTATTTTCAGGCGTGACGTAGCGTCGCAATAGCCGCCGAGAGTGAAAGTATCTATCGCAGAAGTCATCGGCAGTGGGCTGCCTGACTAGAGACGGGTCTCATTAGCGACGCGCTGAGCATCTGGTGCCAAGGGTGAGAGCAGGAGAGTTCGGAAATGGGTCGTAGACTGTACGTGGGGAATCTAGCTTGGACTGTCACCGACCAGGACCTGCAGGATGCGTTTTCGGAGGCTGGTAAGGTAGATAGTTCTCAGGTCATCATCGACCGTGCGACTAATCGGTCTCGCGGCTTCGGATTCGTAGAGATGGCCACGGATGACGCCGCGGAGGCGGCGATCAAAAAGCTCAACGGCAGGGACATCAAGGGACGCCCGATTCGCGTCAACGAGGCGCAAGCTCGAAGCGGCAACGACCGCGAGCGGCGTCCTGGCGGTGGCGGGCGCGACCGTTAGCAAAACCCGGTTGATTGGACGCACCAGCGGCGCGAGTAGCTAACCACGCCGCGCTCGTCACAACGCCGGACTACAAATCGATGCCGATTCGTCCCGTCCCAAACCGTACGGGCCGGAAGCGGAAAACCTGACTGCTTCAACCATCCTGTCCGGTAACCCGAGCAACCAAAGCTCGGAGCGGAAAAAACAAGGATGGTGAAGACTTCAAATCATTCCCAAGTCGGTGCACGGGTTGGACTGGCGTACGATGGCGCTGTCCGACGGCGCTGATGCCTGTCCGCGCGACGCCTTAAGAGCCATTACATAATCGTGCGAGCCGCTGGAAATCCCGCGCGTAGGCGGCCGGCGTATAAGCGCCGCGCACCACGTACGCCGGATGGTACATCGCGTATAGCAGCGTGCCGCCGCTATGGAGAACGGCGCCGCGGCGCGGTCTGAACGGTGCCGCGCTCCCAGCCAGCCGGCGCCAGGCGACGGCGCCCAGGCAGACCACGACCTGCGGATGCACCAGGGCGAGTTCGGCTGCGAGATGGCCGCTGCAGTTGGCGATCTCGCGCGCGCTTGGATTGCGGTTGCGGCCGCGGGCGTCGCGCGGGTTGCATCGAACCACGTTAGTGATGAAAAGGCGCCGAAGACCGGCGCGCGCGATCATCCCACGGAGCAATTCTCCCGAACGATCGCCGCTGAACGGGATTCCGGTGCGGTCGGCGCCGAGACGGCCGGGTGCCAGGCCCACGAACGCAACCCGCGCCGGCGCCGCGCCCTGGCCCGGCACGACTTGCGAACGGCATTTCACCAGCGCCGGGCAACGCACGCATCCGCGCATCGCGGCGCTCAACGCTCGCAGGCGGGCCGCCGCGCCGCGCGGCTTGATGGATGCCGCGCTCGTGCACGCCGCGGCACCCGATGCGAAGGCGCTGCGCTCAACCATGTTGCGTACGCGTGTTGCCGGCTAGATTTATTTTGGGCGCGCGACGGCGTTCAACGAAAAGCCGGGCGCGATAGCGCAGACCCTCGCGTTCCTCGCGCGGGCTCGCGCGAATCTCGTCCGCCATCGCCGTCAGCTCGACGCACAAACGCTCGACGTCGATCCCGGCGTGCGCGGGCCGAAAATCCTCCATCGTCAGCAGCGCCTGCGAGAGCAGGTTGACCGTCGCCTGGCGTCCGCCACGCTCGAAACGCAGATGGAGCGCCGCGGCAACCCGCCCGAGCGCGCGAGCCATGTCGCGCACGTCGGAGCCGGACGCGGCGAGGACGTGCTCGAAGCGTTCGGCGGCCGCGAAGTATTCGCCGCGATTAAAGGCCGCGATCGCCTGATCGAATTCGTCGTCCATCGAGGTCTATTCGCGGCGGTCAGCGAGCCGCTTGGCAAAGTATATTTGCGAAATAATACGTTGCGCCGCAAATCCCATCAGGGGGGCTTCGCCGGCGCCGCGTTCGGCCGCGAACGCACGCTTCACTGCGGCTTACAGCAGTTCCTTTTCTTCGACGGCGCGGAATTCGGCCTCGCCGAGCGCTTCGGCCTTGCGCGTGCCGTGGCGCTCGTAGAGTTCGAAGAGGCTCGCCTTGTGCGGGCGCACGCGGCCGAGCGGGCACTTCTGCCAGTCCTCGAGCGATTCGTCGCAGTAGCCCATCCGGTTCTCGCCGCACTTGGGCTGCAGGAAGACCGCGATCTCGGGCAGCACGTGCTTTATCTCGGCCCGCATCATCGCGACCATCCGCCGGATCTCCCACTGCGCGCGCACGCACAGCCGGAGATCGCAAATGTGCAGCATCTCGGCAAAATTCACCATTACGTGAAAGTTGGTCGGCGCCGCGTTGGGCAACACGAAACGCGCGTCTTCGGCGGGAATCCCGGCCTTGAGCGCGCGCGCGTAGAGCTCTGAGGTGCGCGCGAGCAGCCCCGAGAATTCCTCTTCCATGCCCGCCCGGCGCCATGAATCGGGCATCACGAAGGCCAGCCGATCCTGCTTGAATTTCACGTAGCGCTGGCTCTGCTGCTCGAAGCTGATGCCAATACGATGGCGGACGAACTGATGCGAGAGCGAACGCGACACGCCGGAAATCGCGAACCAGAACACGATCTGTTCGAGCGGCGAGGCGTGGCCGGTTTTGAGCCGCTCGCCGATGAACTCGCGAATCCGCTCGTGGCTGATTTTCTCGGTCTTGATCTTTTCCCAGACTTCGATCGGCGAGTCCGACGAGTAACAGGTGCGAAACGCGGCGTAGAGCTTTTCCAGCGGGTCGCTCGCGTAATCGATAAGTTTGACCTGCATCTCAGCCCGGCTGTTGCTCACGTTCATCGCTGCGTCATCCTGTCCTTCACTCTATTTCACCCGCGCATGGAACGTAATCGCCGGCACACCGCGTTATCAACTCCATCAACAACGCGCCCGCCGCAGCCCATTGCGCTCCGATGCCGAGGTCTCTAGATTCCCGCTCATGACGCCGCCCGCCCCAGACTTCTACCTCCGCTTCCTGCGGCCGCTGCTTTTCCGGCTCGATCCGGAACGCGCCCATCGGCTGACGCTCGCGATGATGGGGCCGATCGCGATCCTGCGCAAGCCGGCGCCGGACCCGCCGGCGCTGGCCACCTCGCCGTGGGGTATCCGGTTCTCCAATCCGGTTGGCCTTGCGGCCGGGATGGACAAGGACATCCGGGCGGTCGCCGGATGGCGCGCGCTTGGTTTCGGCTTTGCCGAGCTTGGTACGGTGACGCCGCTTGCACAACCGGGTAATCCGCGCCCGCGGCTGTGGCGCCTGCCCGAGCAGCGCGCGATGGTGAACCGGCTGGGCTTTCCCAGCGCCGGGATGGAGAGGGCGGCGAGGCGGCTCTCACGCATCAAGCGGCGGGGATTGAAAATCCGGCTCGGGCTGAATCTCGGCCCGAACAAGGACACGCCGACCGAGCGCGTGGCGGAAGATTACACGACGATGGTCGCGAGGCTCGGCGCGATGGTCGATTTTATCGTGATCAACGTAAGCTCGCCGAATACGCCGGGCCTGCGCGACTGGCAATCGGCGGCGCGCCTGGCGCCCCTGATGCGCCCGATCCTGGCCGAGGCGATGAAGCTCACGCCGCGAAGACCCGTGCTGGTGAAAATCGCGCCCGACCTCAACGCGCCAGTGCTCGCCTCGGTATGCGAGGCGGTGTCGACTAACGGCGCTGACGGCCTGGTGGTCTGCAACACGACGACCGCGCGTCAGGCGCTCGGCGTCTATACGGAATACGAAGGCGGAGTAAGCGGGGCGCCGCTTGCGAAGCGGGCGCTCGCGATGGTCGCGGAGATTCGGCGCCGCACGGGCGCAAAGATTCCGATAATCGGAGTCGGCGGAGTGTTCGGCGCCGAGGACGCCTACCGTCTGATCTGCGCGGGCGCGTGCCTGGTCGAGTTATACACGGGACTGGTTTACGAAGGGCCCGACCTGGTGGAGCGAATCAAGCAAGGCCTGGTCGAATTGCTGCAGCGCGACGGGCTGAATTCGATTGGCGACGCCGTCGGCATCGCGGCGCCGGCCAGGGCGAGCGAACGGTCCTGACGCCGCCGCCCGCGGCCGCAAAAGATGAGACACGCGAGGAGATACGATGGCCACGGAACATCAAACGCACAATGAGATCCTCGTCGACGGGCGCTGGCTCAGCGCGCGCCGCGCGGACCAGGACGTGGTGCTGATCGATACGCGCCCGGCGGCCGATTTTCGCGCGGGTCATCTGAAAGGCGCGCGTCACTTCGACCCGTTCCCGTTCCACTATTCGAACACCGGCGA encodes:
- a CDS encoding ABC transporter permease, yielding MTGYFVRRLAALIPVALGVATLTFALIHLVPGDPVTVMLGDTAGPADVAGLRQQLGLDRPLVVQYAEFLRGLTRGDLGESISMKEPVARLIVERFPATLELAGAAMLVAIALAIPLGLIAGANPGGGADMGAMGFAILGISVPHLCLGPLVMIVFSLKLGWLPLTGRGGLAHLVLPAVTMGTALAAILARMLRKSLIQVREADYIRTARSKGLSAFAALMRHGLRNALTPVITLLALETGALLTGAIVTEMIFSWPGMGRLLIAAISARDYPLVEGCVLTFAFTYVVVNMATDLVYAIVDPRIRLLRA
- a CDS encoding quinone-dependent dihydroorotate dehydrogenase, yielding MTPPAPDFYLRFLRPLLFRLDPERAHRLTLAMMGPIAILRKPAPDPPALATSPWGIRFSNPVGLAAGMDKDIRAVAGWRALGFGFAELGTVTPLAQPGNPRPRLWRLPEQRAMVNRLGFPSAGMERAARRLSRIKRRGLKIRLGLNLGPNKDTPTERVAEDYTTMVARLGAMVDFIVINVSSPNTPGLRDWQSAARLAPLMRPILAEAMKLTPRRPVLVKIAPDLNAPVLASVCEAVSTNGADGLVVCNTTTARQALGVYTEYEGGVSGAPLAKRALAMVAEIRRRTGAKIPIIGVGGVFGAEDAYRLICAGACLVELYTGLVYEGPDLVERIKQGLVELLQRDGLNSIGDAVGIAAPARASERS
- a CDS encoding uracil-DNA glycosylase, with the translated sequence MVERSAFASGAAACTSAASIKPRGAAARLRALSAAMRGCVRCPALVKCRSQVVPGQGAAPARVAFVGLAPGRLGADRTGIPFSGDRSGELLRGMIARAGLRRLFITNVVRCNPRDARGRNRNPSAREIANCSGHLAAELALVHPQVVVCLGAVAWRRLAGSAAPFRPRRGAVLHSGGTLLYAMYHPAYVVRGAYTPAAYARDFQRLARLCNGS
- the thyX gene encoding FAD-dependent thymidylate synthase — its product is MNVSNSRAEMQVKLIDYASDPLEKLYAAFRTCYSSDSPIEVWEKIKTEKISHERIREFIGERLKTGHASPLEQIVFWFAISGVSRSLSHQFVRHRIGISFEQQSQRYVKFKQDRLAFVMPDSWRRAGMEEEFSGLLARTSELYARALKAGIPAEDARFVLPNAAPTNFHVMVNFAEMLHICDLRLCVRAQWEIRRMVAMMRAEIKHVLPEIAVFLQPKCGENRMGYCDESLEDWQKCPLGRVRPHKASLFELYERHGTRKAEALGEAEFRAVEEKELL
- a CDS encoding ABC transporter permease — encoded protein: MRRNPSLAVGSSIVAMLAIAAALGPILVHADPLAIDLKETLAPPSPGHWLGCDALGRDMLARVLWGGRLSLAVSTAVVMLSLVAGSVVGGAAALAGGRVDALVMRLIDVVLAFPGFLLAIALAAILGPGLVDLVVALTAMGWTGYARLVRGEVLSLREHEYVEAARALGASPGRLLLRHLMPGLAGPVAVQATFGVGGIIVAEAALSFLGLGVLPPAPSWGNMLDSGRAFMLVAPHLTTAPGVAIGASVLGFNLLGDGLARAVGRRG
- a CDS encoding ABC transporter substrate-binding protein, whose translation is MITPPPMSETTSRQASWPGAIFAVARVAVVVALVAVAFDRVVGGRHRAAPPAPAGYLHVDLETSPIALDPRFATDAISSRTSELVFDALVRADAHGQFFGDLAESFERPTPTTLVFHLRGGLRFSDGRPLGARDIKYTYDSILDPASASPKRIALRELAAIAAPDDATIVMTTRGPYASAFDMATIGVVPQGTAPPGKAGVRWPAASGAFEVASFARDEALILRRNPVRPSAPGAIAGIVFKVVPDPTVRALELAEGVCDLAENNIQPDLLGYLGMRPDLVINQSPGSEYYYLEFNFRDPHLRDLRVRQAIAYAISREAIVGSLYKGAGRVASGMLAPENWAYDGDVERYPYDPFKASRLLDEAGYPIGPTGTRDLKFVYKTTPEGRRLAEAIQAMLRRIGITLDIRTNEFATFYSDIQKGNFDLTSLDWVADNLTHQYYMVFDSRMTPPNGSNRGNYSNPAMDRLLERAETTLEPAARREIYAQVQKAAAADLPYVSLWWMDNVVVINRRVKGFTPFPNGSLRSFANVSFAPASGNARP
- the mtnA gene encoding S-methyl-5-thioribose-1-phosphate isomerase, coding for MAVRTIEWRNDAVRMIDQRLLPEREVIRVYRDWRGVAEAIRTMVIRGAPAIGVAAAMGVALGMRNVSGARARKRFAKVASGLRATRPTAVNLAWALARMARVVESNLALDAAQLFRRLRDEAIAIYEEDLAANRALGRFGAELLENPSTVLTHCNAGALATAGYGTALGVIRAAREAGKKIAVIADETRPFMQGARLTAWELHKDRIPVTVIADNMAGSVLRNGGVSCVVVGTDRTAANGDVANKIGTYPLAVMARRHGVPFYVAAPLSSIDLACPSGAEIPIEQRSASEITHLGVKQITPRGVKVFNPAFDVTPAELVTAIITERGIAYPPYTESLAALKREA
- a CDS encoding RNA-binding protein, whose product is MGRRLYVGNLAWTVTDQDLQDAFSEAGKVDSSQVIIDRATNRSRGFGFVEMATDDAAEAAIKKLNGRDIKGRPIRVNEAQARSGNDRERRPGGGGRDR